A stretch of Clostridia bacterium DNA encodes these proteins:
- a CDS encoding amidohydrolase, whose translation MDIAFTGGTIVTVNESREILFDAGLLVEGDKIINIGSAQDIRRKALEKKIAVQDFSGKVMFPGLINTHTHLFQNLLKGIGNGYRMEDWWSKTIGYYGAFIEEQDFRNAACAGLLEAAKSGTTTILDYSYANPIPYVGDAIIESATKIGIRLIYGRGFNVSNEFVPKALREPLEKVFTDTLRLREQYKEIDIWLAPAVNWSMTRDELIRMNQFARDEKFPITMHLLETASDEEIWQDLYQKNLMRDLSDIGILDKSFLGVHFVSATDKDIHFLKKHGASVSHNPISNMYLASGVCPLPELLEQGIPVSLGTDGAASNNTLDMLETMKMTALLQKVHRKDPQCIDAMQVLEMATIQGAKALKKDHEIGSLEVGKQADLFLMEPTASLKSSPMHDPLATLIYSSSEDAISHVMVAGKFVICNHISARVNTEETIQSLNKSARKLIENSGGYHD comes from the coding sequence ATGGATATTGCATTTACTGGCGGTACTATCGTAACTGTCAATGAAAGCAGAGAAATCCTTTTTGATGCGGGCCTGCTAGTAGAAGGCGATAAAATTATAAATATCGGTAGTGCTCAAGATATCAGAAGAAAAGCGCTTGAGAAGAAGATTGCAGTCCAGGACTTCAGTGGAAAAGTGATGTTTCCTGGACTGATTAACACCCATACGCATCTATTTCAAAACCTCTTAAAAGGGATTGGTAACGGATATCGTATGGAAGATTGGTGGAGTAAGACCATCGGCTATTATGGAGCCTTTATTGAAGAGCAGGACTTTAGAAATGCCGCCTGTGCTGGATTGCTTGAAGCAGCCAAGTCGGGAACAACCACTATTTTGGATTATAGTTATGCCAATCCAATTCCCTATGTGGGAGATGCCATTATTGAATCTGCTACAAAAATTGGGATTCGCCTTATCTATGGAAGAGGCTTTAACGTATCCAATGAATTTGTGCCGAAAGCATTAAGAGAACCTTTGGAAAAGGTGTTTACAGATACGCTACGGCTGCGTGAGCAATATAAGGAAATAGATATTTGGTTAGCACCAGCGGTCAACTGGAGCATGACTAGAGATGAACTAATCCGGATGAACCAGTTTGCTAGAGATGAAAAATTTCCAATAACCATGCACTTGCTGGAAACGGCAAGCGATGAAGAGATATGGCAGGATCTTTACCAAAAAAATCTGATGAGAGATTTATCAGATATTGGTATCCTGGATAAGTCTTTTTTGGGGGTTCATTTCGTTTCTGCAACGGATAAAGATATTCATTTTTTAAAAAAACATGGAGCTAGCGTTTCTCATAACCCTATATCCAATATGTATCTGGCTTCAGGAGTATGCCCTCTACCAGAACTGTTAGAACAAGGTATCCCTGTTTCATTGGGTACAGATGGTGCTGCTAGTAACAATACCTTGGACATGCTGGAAACGATGAAAATGACGGCACTACTCCAAAAGGTACATCGTAAGGATCCACAGTGCATAGATGCCATGCAGGTTCTAGAAATGGCTACGATCCAGGGGGCTAAAGCACTTAAAAAGGATCATGAAATAGGTTCCTTAGAGGTAGGAAAACAAGCAGACCTCTTTTTAATGGAACCCACTGCCAGTTTGAAAAGTTCCCCCATGCACGACCCGCTGGCAACACTTATATATTCTAGTAGCGAAGATGCGATTTCTCATGTAATGGTTGCAGGAAAGTTTGTGATATGCAATCATATTTCAGCACGAGTGAATACGGAAGAAACAATTCAATCGCTGAATAAGAGTGCTAGAAAACTGATAGAAAACTCGGGAGGTTATCATGATTGA
- the serS gene encoding serine--tRNA ligase, with the protein MIDIRFIRSEPEKVKENLVRRGVDVDVEQILNLDQRKRDILGQVEEKKAHRNSVSKSIGKKKKAGEDVSAVMQEMRSLGEEISSHDEEVKELDQQIFTMMLQIPNMLHESVPSGEGEEDNVEIACYGEIPHWSFEAKNHWEIGEELDIIDPVRAGKVTGARFTYMKDAGARLERALINFMLDLHCDKQGYKEIVPPFLVNSDSMLGTGQLPKFADDMFKVQGTDYYLIPTAEVPLTNMYAREILEPEDMPQFFTAYTPCFRAEAGSAGKDTRGLIRQHQFNKVEMVKYCRPEDSYVELEKLIQNAMEVLDLLKLPYRTVLLCSKDVGFSATKTIDLEVYMPGFGGYREISSCSNFEDFQARRAGIKFRREKKGKPEYVHTLNGSGLAVGRTVAAILENYQQEDGSVRIPKVLLPYMGGKEWIK; encoded by the coding sequence ATGATTGATATAAGGTTTATTCGTAGTGAACCGGAAAAGGTTAAGGAAAACCTGGTAAGACGGGGAGTAGATGTTGATGTTGAACAAATACTAAATCTTGACCAAAGAAAACGCGATATATTGGGACAGGTAGAAGAAAAGAAGGCTCATCGGAACAGTGTTTCTAAGAGCATTGGTAAAAAGAAAAAAGCTGGTGAAGATGTAAGTGCGGTCATGCAGGAAATGCGTAGCCTAGGAGAAGAAATTTCTTCTCACGATGAGGAAGTTAAAGAGTTAGATCAACAAATTTTTACTATGATGTTGCAAATTCCCAATATGTTACATGAATCGGTCCCTTCAGGAGAAGGTGAGGAAGATAATGTGGAAATCGCTTGCTATGGTGAAATACCACATTGGTCCTTTGAGGCAAAGAACCATTGGGAAATTGGGGAAGAATTGGATATTATCGATCCAGTCAGAGCAGGTAAAGTGACTGGTGCTCGATTTACATATATGAAGGATGCCGGGGCTAGATTAGAGCGGGCCTTAATCAATTTTATGTTGGATTTACATTGTGATAAGCAAGGATACAAAGAAATAGTTCCTCCTTTTCTTGTAAATTCCGACAGTATGCTTGGTACGGGTCAATTGCCCAAATTTGCTGACGATATGTTTAAGGTTCAAGGAACAGATTATTACTTAATTCCTACTGCGGAGGTTCCTTTAACCAATATGTATGCAAGAGAAATTTTAGAACCAGAGGATATGCCACAGTTTTTTACGGCCTATACCCCCTGCTTCAGAGCTGAAGCAGGCTCAGCTGGAAAAGATACTCGAGGACTAATTCGCCAACATCAATTTAACAAGGTGGAAATGGTCAAGTACTGCCGTCCAGAAGATTCATATGTAGAGTTGGAAAAGCTGATTCAAAATGCTATGGAGGTTTTGGACCTTCTTAAACTCCCCTACCGTACAGTTTTGCTGTGCAGCAAGGATGTTGGTTTCTCAGCAACCAAAACGATTGACTTGGAAGTTTATATGCCAGGATTTGGGGGTTATCGGGAGATTTCTTCTTGCTCCAATTTCGAAGATTTTCAAGCGAGAAGAGCGGGAATTAAGTTTCGCCGTGAAAAAAAGGGAAAACCGGAATATGTACATACCTTGAATGGATCAGGCCTGGCTGTAGGTCGTACCGTAGCAGCAATTCTAGAGAATTATCAACAAGAAGATGGAAGTGTCAGGATTCCTAAGGTACTGTTACCATACATGGGTGGAAAAGAATGGATTAAATAA
- a CDS encoding DNA methylase — MVTYAILGNPGHNRVYFEESSRLALRELAVAFKKMEAQCSNIRKESIAGIGYSLFDSDRELNDRDLQIISWLSFGYALFKFEEMGVLRPVEKNSTNFFDTDFSSILKYSGKTNELFTRLMLSIAELSSAFYGSQEIRLLDPIAGKGTTLFEGLIRGHHVYGIEIGDKVVTESYHFIKKYLENKCYKHVSKTIRFSGEKKEFTVKRYQLEIGRDKKDFKEKAQKSCELISGNSLYTNQYYKKNYFHLIVGDLPYGVQHGNVAKVKSSSITRSPEELLKNCLPGWYDVLKPGGSMVLAWNTYVFPREAMVGLIKEAGFEVLEQVYEEFVHQVDRSIRRDIIVAQKQ, encoded by the coding sequence ATGGTAACATACGCAATTTTGGGAAATCCAGGACATAATAGGGTATATTTCGAGGAATCTAGCAGATTGGCCTTACGTGAACTTGCAGTTGCATTTAAAAAAATGGAGGCGCAGTGCAGTAATATTCGCAAGGAGAGCATTGCGGGTATTGGCTATAGCCTGTTTGATAGTGACCGGGAGCTAAACGATAGAGATTTACAAATCATATCTTGGCTGTCCTTTGGCTATGCGCTTTTTAAATTTGAAGAAATGGGTGTATTGCGTCCAGTGGAAAAAAACAGCACTAATTTTTTTGACACGGATTTTAGCAGTATCTTGAAATATAGTGGTAAGACCAATGAATTGTTTACACGTTTGATGTTGAGTATTGCTGAACTTTCCTCGGCTTTCTACGGAAGTCAGGAGATTCGCCTTTTGGACCCTATAGCCGGAAAAGGAACCACACTTTTTGAAGGTCTAATCCGAGGGCACCATGTATATGGTATTGAGATAGGAGATAAAGTCGTAACGGAATCCTACCATTTTATTAAAAAGTATCTTGAGAATAAATGTTATAAGCATGTAAGCAAGACGATTCGCTTTAGTGGAGAGAAAAAGGAGTTTACGGTCAAACGGTATCAGCTAGAGATTGGACGAGACAAGAAAGATTTCAAGGAAAAGGCCCAGAAGTCTTGTGAACTAATCTCAGGTAATTCCCTATATACCAATCAATACTATAAGAAGAACTATTTCCATCTTATTGTAGGAGATCTACCCTATGGGGTGCAGCACGGTAACGTAGCCAAGGTGAAATCTTCTTCTATTACTAGAAGCCCTGAGGAATTGCTAAAGAATTGTCTTCCTGGATGGTATGACGTATTAAAACCAGGAGGTTCCATGGTTTTAGCCTGGAACACCTATGTTTTTCCTAGAGAAGCGATGGTAGGCTTAATTAAGGAAGCTGGCTTTGAGGTTCTCGAACAGGTTTATGAGGAATTTGTGCACCAAGTGGATCGTTCTATTCGTCGTGACATCATAGTGGCTCAAAAACAGTAA
- a CDS encoding acyl-CoA thioesterase, with amino-acid sequence MKTVLESRVEHVEIVFQQHINSYGRLFGGVLMSWIDVVAAVVARRHSHMEVSTVTVDSLRFKKPIFLSDTVVLIGQITWTGHRAMEVRVDTYTETLKGERTHVNRAYLVLVAIDENGQVVEVEPIQPQGPEELEEYASGTKRQEYRLQRKEEGF; translated from the coding sequence ATGAAAACAGTTTTAGAATCACGTGTAGAACATGTTGAAATTGTATTCCAACAACATATCAATAGCTATGGACGACTTTTTGGTGGAGTGCTGATGTCTTGGATAGATGTGGTAGCAGCAGTGGTAGCCAGACGTCATTCGCATATGGAAGTAAGCACGGTAACGGTGGATAGCCTACGGTTCAAGAAACCAATCTTCTTAAGTGATACGGTAGTCCTTATTGGACAAATAACTTGGACGGGACACCGTGCTATGGAAGTGCGGGTAGACACGTACACAGAAACCCTCAAGGGCGAAAGAACCCATGTGAATAGAGCGTATCTAGTGTTGGTTGCTATTGATGAGAATGGCCAGGTAGTAGAAGTGGAACCGATACAGCCACAGGGCCCTGAAGAACTAGAAGAATACGCGTCAGGAACGAAGCGGCAAGAGTATCGTTTGCAACGTAAAGAAGAAGGATTTTAG
- a CDS encoding DsrE/DsrF/DrsH-like family protein has product MGRKILIVGGVAGGAGTAARLRRMDEEAEIIVFERGSYISFANCGLPYYVGGTIKNRRDLLLQTPEAMMARFNIEIRINNEVTRIDRQEKEIEVKGENGFYKESYDVLVLSPGSTPLVPPIPGIANPNIFSLWTVPDVDKIKSYVEDKNPRTAIVIGGGFIGIEMAENLYDLGIEVSIVEMLDQVMTPFDYDMAQILHENITSKGVNLELSNGVKSFDYQDGTTKVTLQDGKEISADMVILSIGIRPNGELAKAAGLEVNKRGGIVVDDYLKTSDDSIYALGDVIEVKHYIGREETMIPLAGPANRQARILANNICGAKEAYRGSQGTSVAKVFDLTAASTGYNEKALKAKGLEKKKDFDSVITILRSHAGYYPAALPLTLKVIYDMEGKILGAQGVGYDGVDKRIDVIATAIRFKGTIDDLKDLELAYAPPYSSAKDPVNMAGFVADNVLTGRMGSIDWDEIATLDPKTTQLLDVREAEERELGKIDPSIHIPINSLRKRIGELDKDKEVIIYCAVGIRGYIGARILMQKGFKVRNLLGGYTHYRRAIKDYSLKDVLGIQNAMSYGDQIKQNVESKAVIKVDACGMQCPGPIMEVNKKMQELRPGEVLEVMATDPGFPSDAKAWSIKTGNRFLHEERTPEGFKVSIAKGGEVAKSQGTVSGDNGTMVVFSGDLDKAIAAFIIANGAAAMGKQMTLFFTFWGLNILRKDSKISLKKSPIERMFGMMMPRGAKKLTLSKMNMGGMGTKMMQKVMKDKNVTSLEDLVNSALESGVKIVACTMSMDIMGLQKEELIDGIEYAGVASYLGETDAANFNLFV; this is encoded by the coding sequence ATGGGAAGAAAAATACTAATAGTCGGCGGTGTAGCCGGCGGTGCGGGCACAGCAGCTCGACTGAGACGTATGGATGAAGAAGCAGAGATTATCGTTTTTGAGCGTGGAAGCTATATTTCCTTCGCAAACTGTGGTTTGCCGTATTATGTTGGGGGGACAATCAAGAACCGAAGAGATTTGCTCTTGCAAACTCCGGAAGCCATGATGGCTCGCTTCAATATCGAGATTCGCATTAACAATGAAGTAACTAGGATTGACAGACAAGAAAAAGAAATAGAGGTCAAGGGAGAAAATGGCTTCTATAAAGAATCATATGATGTATTAGTACTCTCCCCTGGTTCGACACCACTTGTGCCACCGATTCCGGGAATAGCCAATCCCAATATCTTTTCTCTATGGACTGTACCCGATGTAGACAAGATTAAATCTTATGTAGAGGATAAGAATCCTCGAACTGCAATAGTCATTGGTGGCGGTTTTATCGGTATTGAAATGGCGGAAAATTTATATGATTTAGGCATTGAGGTATCGATTGTCGAAATGCTGGATCAGGTGATGACACCTTTTGATTATGATATGGCTCAGATCTTGCATGAAAACATTACCTCTAAAGGGGTTAATTTGGAGTTGTCTAATGGGGTTAAGTCGTTTGACTATCAAGATGGAACGACAAAGGTTACTTTGCAAGATGGCAAGGAAATCTCAGCAGACATGGTCATACTATCCATTGGCATCAGGCCGAATGGTGAACTGGCAAAAGCAGCAGGACTTGAAGTAAACAAACGAGGTGGTATTGTGGTAGACGATTACCTAAAGACCTCGGATGATAGTATTTATGCATTAGGTGATGTTATTGAAGTAAAACACTATATAGGCAGAGAAGAAACCATGATTCCCTTAGCAGGACCGGCTAACAGACAAGCTAGAATCCTAGCCAATAACATTTGTGGTGCTAAGGAAGCCTATCGTGGTTCACAAGGTACTTCTGTGGCCAAGGTATTTGATTTGACAGCAGCTAGTACGGGATATAATGAGAAAGCACTTAAGGCCAAAGGCTTGGAGAAAAAGAAAGATTTTGATTCAGTCATTACTATCCTACGTTCCCACGCTGGATATTATCCGGCAGCTCTTCCACTGACCTTAAAGGTTATTTATGACATGGAAGGTAAGATTCTAGGCGCGCAAGGAGTAGGATACGACGGGGTCGATAAACGTATTGATGTAATTGCTACTGCCATTCGCTTCAAGGGAACAATAGATGACCTGAAGGATTTGGAGCTTGCTTATGCACCACCTTATTCTAGTGCTAAGGATCCCGTGAATATGGCCGGTTTCGTAGCAGATAATGTGCTCACAGGTAGGATGGGTAGTATCGACTGGGATGAAATTGCAACATTAGACCCTAAGACGACTCAGCTTTTGGACGTGCGTGAGGCTGAAGAGCGCGAATTGGGCAAGATTGATCCATCTATACATATACCAATCAACTCTTTGCGGAAACGTATTGGTGAATTGGATAAAGATAAGGAAGTCATAATTTATTGTGCAGTAGGCATCCGAGGATACATTGGAGCCAGAATATTGATGCAAAAAGGGTTCAAAGTAAGAAACTTACTTGGTGGATATACCCACTATAGAAGAGCGATCAAAGATTATAGCCTGAAGGATGTATTGGGCATACAAAATGCCATGAGCTATGGCGACCAGATTAAACAAAATGTGGAATCCAAAGCTGTAATTAAAGTGGATGCTTGTGGTATGCAGTGTCCCGGTCCGATTATGGAAGTAAACAAGAAGATGCAGGAGCTTAGGCCTGGAGAAGTGCTAGAAGTTATGGCGACAGATCCAGGATTTCCGTCTGATGCCAAAGCCTGGTCAATTAAAACAGGAAACCGTTTTCTGCATGAAGAAAGAACGCCAGAGGGTTTCAAGGTTAGCATTGCGAAAGGTGGAGAAGTGGCAAAAAGCCAAGGAACTGTCTCCGGCGATAATGGAACCATGGTGGTATTTAGTGGAGACCTAGATAAGGCCATTGCAGCTTTTATCATCGCCAATGGTGCTGCGGCTATGGGCAAACAAATGACCCTGTTCTTTACTTTTTGGGGATTGAATATTTTAAGGAAAGATAGCAAGATTTCTTTAAAAAAATCACCAATTGAGCGTATGTTTGGCATGATGATGCCTCGTGGTGCTAAAAAACTAACCTTATCTAAGATGAATATGGGTGGTATGGGTACCAAGATGATGCAAAAGGTTATGAAGGATAAGAACGTAACCAGTTTGGAAGATTTGGTAAATTCTGCATTAGAAAGTGGCGTAAAGATTGTGGCTTGTACGATGAGCATGGATATTATGGGCTTGCAGAAGGAAGAATTAATTGATGGCATCGAGTATGCAGGCGTAGCTTCTTATTTGGGAGAAACGGATGCAGCCAACTTTAATCTATTTGTATAG
- a CDS encoding amidohydrolase — MQEKKSILIENAWILTLDPDNTVIEDGYLYMENGRITEVGKTRENMGEIKQKASQIIDAEGMILMPGMVNAHSHLFQTFTRGFADDKLLYPWLKEEIWPFAANMEHGDFALSGLLGCVENLKNGATAVIDQHYVHTFQDSSDLILEAMKDTGIRGTLCRTFSNYNYTPLLQEEDETIYSSLVRLTEKYHNSENGRLQLSVGPINPWGCTVGLYQRTYDYAKANGLMYQIHTAETEDVVEKCIEMYGKRNVNFFDSMGILGENTQLAHAIWLDDEELELTRAAKASVVHCPVANMYLADGIARVPEMRKMGISVCLGTDGPGSNNAQDMMEVLKTAVILHKVNTLDPMILSAEDVLKMACVEGAKALGQEDLGRLQPGYIADMILVDWKKPHIAPVHKPASAVVFCANGNDVDTSIVDGKVVMRNRKVVGVDEKALIEECQLRARAIKRKIS, encoded by the coding sequence ATGCAAGAAAAAAAGAGCATATTGATTGAGAACGCTTGGATTCTGACGTTGGACCCAGACAACACTGTAATCGAGGACGGATACCTGTATATGGAAAATGGTCGAATCACGGAAGTGGGAAAAACCAGAGAAAATATGGGTGAAATCAAACAGAAAGCCTCCCAGATTATTGATGCTGAAGGTATGATTCTAATGCCTGGTATGGTTAACGCTCATTCGCATTTATTCCAGACCTTCACAAGAGGATTTGCAGATGACAAATTGTTATATCCTTGGCTTAAAGAAGAGATTTGGCCTTTTGCAGCGAATATGGAACATGGGGATTTCGCTCTTAGCGGTTTACTAGGATGCGTAGAGAATCTGAAGAATGGAGCGACGGCAGTTATTGACCAGCACTATGTACATACCTTCCAAGACTCATCCGATCTGATTCTTGAAGCTATGAAGGATACGGGAATTCGTGGCACGCTTTGCCGGACTTTTTCAAACTATAACTATACGCCGCTTTTGCAAGAAGAAGACGAAACCATTTATTCTTCACTAGTTCGTCTGACTGAGAAGTATCACAACAGCGAGAACGGTCGCCTGCAACTGTCTGTTGGTCCTATCAACCCATGGGGCTGCACGGTTGGGCTTTATCAAAGGACGTATGACTATGCCAAGGCCAATGGCTTAATGTATCAGATTCATACTGCTGAAACGGAAGATGTAGTGGAAAAATGTATAGAAATGTATGGGAAACGAAATGTAAACTTTTTTGATTCCATGGGTATCTTAGGGGAAAATACGCAGTTGGCTCATGCAATTTGGCTTGACGATGAAGAATTGGAACTAACGAGAGCAGCCAAAGCTAGTGTCGTACATTGTCCAGTAGCCAATATGTATCTGGCAGATGGTATTGCTAGAGTACCTGAGATGCGTAAGATGGGTATTTCTGTTTGCCTAGGAACAGATGGACCTGGTAGCAACAATGCACAGGACATGATGGAAGTATTAAAGACAGCCGTGATTTTACATAAGGTAAATACGCTAGATCCTATGATTCTTTCAGCAGAAGATGTTTTGAAAATGGCCTGCGTTGAAGGGGCAAAAGCGCTAGGACAGGAAGATTTAGGTCGCTTACAACCCGGTTACATTGCGGATATGATTTTGGTGGACTGGAAGAAGCCGCATATTGCTCCAGTACATAAGCCTGCTTCGGCCGTGGTTTTTTGTGCCAATGGGAATGATGTTGATACTAGCATTGTAGACGGAAAGGTTGTAATGCGAAATCGCAAAGTCGTTGGTGTGGATGAAAAAGCATTGATCGAGGAATGCCAACTTAGAGCACGTGCAATTAAACGCAAAATTTCCTAA
- a CDS encoding xanthine dehydrogenase family protein, which translates to MFKEIPRVDVKAKITGSAKYADDMIFPKMVYGAMVRSSIAHGDILSIDTKEALKQEGVLSVITYDDIPGIAGKDKERPVLAKKRVRFVGDGIAIVVASSQQIARSAAAKVVVRYNEIPAVFDPSEAILDKLPAIHGDSNLEKTITMHHGDTEKGWNEADVIVEQEVCTHRVQHAAIEPESAVAVWQEDHLELYCPPKSPFNVRRVVSETLGLSVNKVRLISSTVGGSFGGKDYDMSLLGSRVALVSRLSGRPAKMTYNREESITECTKRHPYKMQYKIGAKKDGTLTGLQVDILSDAGAYLSKSAMVGWRSCVESSGPYLIPNIHTDVKVVYTNQIYSDSLRGFGSPQVDYGIEVVMDKLAEKLGMDPLLLRRKNALKDGDEHATGQILTGVSMKECLDKLEEASKYEETKIRIDNFNKKQTGPLRRGFGIAALHRGEALGAGGEGIDTAGVNVHIEKDGSVLIYCGLSEVGQGCQTMMVRIVSEMLGINPSRCRVSKLDTDYVPDSGPTVASRGTVIAGNATVMAVEIIKEKIHKALAGQKWFKNNAELVYEGEKIRLKDNPEIEVSFDEAVKMTFSNCDNLYGNGWWAAPKLVWDWEKGQGDAYFNYVYGACGCEVEVDLDSGKTKIIRFIAVHDVGTALNIEEVYGQICGGVAMGIGYALMEEVKLRDGQIQNTNLDSYLLPTAMDIGQIEPVIVQDHSAIGPLGAKGLGEPVTSIVAPAITNAISDALGTRIYELPADLEHVLAASRREE; encoded by the coding sequence ATGTTTAAAGAGATACCGCGAGTAGATGTTAAAGCGAAAATCACAGGTAGTGCCAAGTATGCCGACGATATGATATTTCCAAAAATGGTCTACGGGGCCATGGTACGCAGCAGCATAGCACATGGAGATATTCTGTCCATAGATACAAAAGAGGCTTTAAAGCAAGAAGGTGTTTTGTCCGTAATTACGTATGATGACATCCCAGGAATAGCTGGTAAGGATAAGGAACGCCCGGTTTTAGCCAAGAAGCGGGTGCGATTTGTGGGAGATGGCATCGCAATTGTGGTGGCAAGTAGCCAACAAATTGCCAGAAGCGCAGCTGCTAAAGTAGTCGTTCGCTATAATGAGATTCCAGCTGTTTTCGATCCTTCCGAAGCGATTTTAGATAAACTACCAGCCATTCATGGTGATAGTAACCTAGAGAAGACGATTACCATGCACCATGGTGATACAGAAAAAGGTTGGAATGAGGCGGATGTAATCGTGGAACAAGAGGTCTGCACCCATAGAGTGCAGCATGCGGCCATCGAACCGGAATCAGCGGTGGCAGTTTGGCAAGAGGATCATTTAGAACTTTACTGTCCACCCAAGAGCCCTTTCAACGTGAGGCGAGTTGTGTCAGAGACGCTTGGCCTTAGTGTCAACAAGGTGCGCTTGATTAGTTCAACAGTAGGGGGATCCTTTGGTGGCAAAGATTACGATATGAGTTTATTGGGTTCCCGGGTAGCGCTAGTGTCCCGTTTGTCGGGTAGACCCGCTAAGATGACCTACAACCGAGAGGAATCCATTACGGAATGCACCAAACGCCATCCCTATAAAATGCAATACAAGATTGGTGCTAAAAAAGATGGAACCCTGACTGGATTGCAAGTGGATATCCTTAGTGATGCAGGAGCGTATCTATCAAAGTCAGCCATGGTTGGCTGGCGATCTTGTGTAGAGTCTTCCGGACCCTATCTTATTCCGAATATTCATACAGATGTGAAGGTAGTGTATACAAACCAGATTTATTCTGATTCGCTAAGGGGCTTTGGTTCACCTCAAGTGGACTATGGGATAGAAGTGGTTATGGATAAATTGGCGGAAAAATTGGGAATGGATCCACTGTTACTTCGTCGAAAAAATGCTCTAAAAGATGGAGATGAGCATGCTACAGGCCAGATTCTTACTGGTGTAAGCATGAAAGAATGTTTGGATAAACTGGAAGAAGCGTCTAAGTACGAAGAAACCAAAATACGCATAGATAATTTTAATAAGAAACAGACGGGGCCCTTGCGCCGTGGATTTGGTATTGCTGCGCTACATAGAGGGGAAGCCTTGGGCGCAGGCGGTGAAGGAATCGATACGGCAGGCGTGAATGTGCATATAGAAAAGGACGGCAGTGTCTTAATATACTGTGGCTTAAGTGAAGTCGGACAGGGCTGTCAAACCATGATGGTGCGCATTGTAAGTGAGATGCTGGGTATTAATCCGAGCCGTTGTCGTGTTAGCAAATTAGATACGGACTATGTCCCAGATTCAGGACCTACGGTAGCCTCAAGGGGTACTGTTATTGCTGGTAATGCTACCGTCATGGCAGTGGAAATAATTAAAGAAAAAATCCATAAAGCGTTGGCTGGCCAAAAATGGTTCAAAAATAATGCCGAATTAGTTTATGAAGGAGAAAAAATCCGTCTAAAAGATAATCCGGAAATAGAAGTAAGTTTCGATGAAGCCGTGAAAATGACTTTTTCCAACTGCGATAATCTGTATGGCAATGGTTGGTGGGCTGCACCCAAATTGGTCTGGGACTGGGAAAAAGGCCAGGGCGATGCCTATTTCAACTATGTCTATGGTGCTTGTGGTTGTGAGGTAGAAGTCGATTTGGATTCAGGTAAAACCAAAATCATTCGCTTTATCGCAGTACACGATGTTGGAACAGCCCTGAATATTGAAGAAGTGTATGGTCAAATATGTGGTGGGGTAGCCATGGGAATTGGGTATGCTCTGATGGAAGAAGTAAAATTGAGAGATGGTCAAATTCAAAATACTAATTTGGATTCCTACCTACTGCCCACAGCTATGGACATTGGGCAGATTGAGCCAGTGATTGTCCAAGATCACTCAGCAATCGGTCCTCTCGGTGCAAAAGGTTTGGGTGAACCGGTTACCTCTATTGTAGCTCCAGCTATCACGAATGCTATATCAGATGCCTTGGGAACTAGAATATATGAACTGCCTGCGGATTTAGAGCATGTCCTAGCAGCCAGCCGGAGGGAGGAATAA